In the genome of Tepidibacillus fermentans, the window ATCTACCTAGGGGAACTCTCAAATACCGATTACGCTTACATAATATATTTGTATATATTTGTAAAAAATTTCTCCCACAAAAACTTGACACAAACATCGAAATCTACTCATTTGACTTAATGATTATCACGTGTTATTATTTATAGTAGTATTTAACTCAGAATCATTTAAAAATATATGGTGAATAAAAAATTTGGCGTTTTACTCATATTTCTTTCATTAAGACTTATTCTCACTGGATCGGCTAAAGAGCCGTAAGGATGTTAGAGAGGTAGGGCTAGCATCGTTTAGGTTAAAGATATATCAGTGAAATACTACCGCGGCTAACTTATGTACTTGAGTTATAAAATACTTCATTCACAAACGAACTAGGTGATTTATCTGGTTCGTTTTTCAATTTAAAATTCATCCCCACGAAAACGAGCAGAATCAACACAGTCGATTTCAACAGAGTACGGCTTAATATCCAGAAGTGGCGTTTGATCTAAAGCTTCCAATCCTTTTACAGTTATTTTATTATCTTCAATTTTAATTACCTCAGTAATAGAAAAAGCAATTGGGTTGGGTCGATTAGGCGAACGAGTAGCAAATACTCCTTTTTTTTCATTGCCTTCTCTCGGTTTGATAAACAGTGGATTTTTTCGATTCGCTCGATCAAACCAATAAAGGACAATCAGATGGGAGACGTTTTCTATTCCTTTCATGCCTTCCATATACTCGACAAATACTTCTATTACTTGTGTTTCATCAGATAACCTTCCTTGTCGTGGAGCATCGAATCTTTCTTTGTAATTGCTATGGATGACACCAATTTGAACCAACTCCATTTTCTCACCTCATTTTATTAACTTTTCTTCGGTATAAATTTCCTTATCCTCAATATACAAAAAAGACTTAGTTTTTGTACGAATGAAAAGATAACTTTTCGAAAAGATAATTTTGACTCTAACGTTACGTCCGAAAAAACATTATAATCAATAAACAGTGGGCATGAAATGAGTAAAAAAGAAATGTTTGATGCTTTTGATATGACAGAAATTGAAAAACATCATATTGCTCTAGATTTTAATTCTGCACGACTCCACACAACAATTCCCTTCCCTTGGGCAGAAAAAATTTTTTCCCATCTTGATTACTCAATGCTGCTACAGATCTGTAGTTAGGAAGTGATTGGAATTTCTTCAATGGATATTAAATCCATCCCTTTAAATCTGAAACACAAAACATAGGTCATTCAATTTTGTAATCAATAACCCCTTTCCTGACAAAAAGAACTTCCCAATTAAGTAGTCCTTTTATCTATAAATAGTCGTTCATTTCAATGTTGAAGTATTTTAATTTTCGATTCATTCCCCTTCGCTACGATCGAAACTTTTCCACCAATCGGAAATGTAATCTGAGGATAAGTATGTCCAAAATCGACATCTGCAATGACGGGTATGGTATCTAGTTCCTTCTTTGACTTTATGATCTTCTTCAATATCTCCCTGCTCATCTCAGATTTCTTTTGGAATCTACCAATAACAATCCCCCTAACCTCTTCGAAACCTTTTTGGTGAATCAACGATTGTAAATCCCGATCAAAATTTTCGGGGAAAGTGAGTTCGTCATCTTCTATGAAAAGAATGGTGTTTTTTAAACTCGGCATGAATTCAGTTCCTTGCAACAAATTCAATGTGCATAGATTTCCACCAATAATAACTCCTTCTGCTTTGCCTTCATTTATGACATACCAACCGTTATTCTCAATAAACGTTCGATTTTCTTGATCCAAATACCATGGATCATCACTCCAAAAATCCGACGGTTTTACCTCTATGATTTCATCTGTCATCAGTGCTTTTTGAAAATAATCGATGGTATAATCCATTCCTTTTAATATTCCGAACGTAGAAAAGTGAGGGCCTGAATAAGTGGTTAATCCAGTTTTGGTATATATCGCATTACCTAATGCTGTAATATCTGAATAACCACAAAGTATCTTTGGATTTGCTTGAATTAATGAATAATCGAGATACTTCAATATTTGATTACTATTGTAGCCACCGATTGAAGTTAGAATGGCTTTCACATTGGGATCTGAAAAAGCATTATGTAGGTCTTCAATTCTCGATTCTATAGAGGAAGAGTGAAATTCATCACTTTCATAACAATGGTCTCCAAACGTCACATGGAATCCGAGCGATTCAAGGCGGTCTATGGCTATTTTTTGATTTGCTTGGTTAACGACAGATAAACTTCTTGATGGAGAAACAACACGAATTTCATCCCCTCGTTTTAATTTGTTTGGTATCATGTTCGCAACCTCCTCTATTTTATGTAATGCCCCCCAATGAGTTAAAAAGTGTACATTATTATCGACGAAAACTGTGTTCTATGCTTTAATGGCAGTAATCAAAACGATTATTTGTCTTCACGAAGTAGATATTCATTGCCATCTTGGTCTTTAAACGAAAACATTTTTCCATACGGCATCTTCTTCAATTTCCCTACTTCAACGCCATTTTCCTTCATTTTTGTAAAAGCATTTTCTATGTCAGTGGTACTTAGTATGACATTTGGATGGCAAACGTTCATAGATGGATTTTGAGCCTTCATTACATTTTTGTCATATAAAACAAATGTCGTAAATTCACTCTCACTTGGACCCACTTCTAACCATGTCATATTTGGGCCCATTTGCTGTTCAAATTTAACTACAAAATTTAATTTTTCTGTCCAAAACTTTTTTGCTTCCTCTTGATTATTTACATATAACGTGATTTTTCCGATTTTATTAATCATATGTATGACCTCCTAGAAAATATCGTGAGTTATTATAATTTCCCGTATGCCCTATTTTATCATTATAATGTTACTTTTGATACTTCTCAGAAAACTTATCTGTACATGGGTTAAGTAAAAAATGGGGCTGTCCAAAAAGTAGTATTTAACCCCGAAATCTAAAAAAAGCAACCCCAAAGAATGCTGTAAAATCAACATTCTTTGGGGTTTAATTTTGGCGGATTTTCAACTTAAATGAACTTTTTAGACAGCCCCTTTTTAGCCTAATGAATTATAATCATTTTTCACACCATGATTTTGCAAATATCATTTGTAAACTCTACTGGATCATTGATTGGTAGTCCTTCAATGAGCAGTGCTTGATTGTACAATAGATTTGTATATAAGTTTAATTTCTCTTTATCGTTTTCAAATGCATTTTTTAACGACTTGAATACCTCATGATTGATATTAATTTCTAGAATTTTTTCAGCTTTAATATTATGGTCACCGGGCATTTGCTTTAGGACTTTTTCCATTTCGATCGTGATTTCTCCATCTGTCGCAAAACATACTGGATGAGTCTTTAATCTTTTTGATGCCCTGACATCCTTTACTTTGTCTCCTAATACCTTTTTCAAATAGTCAAAGAGTTCTTTGTGTTCGTTCTCTTCTGCATTATTTTGATTATCGTTAGTTTCAATACCTAAGTCTCCGCTTGATACGGATCTGAATTCTTTCCCTTTATAGGTCATTAACATTTTTATTGCAAATTCATCAATATCTTCAGTGAAATATAAAATTTCATATCCTTTATCCGCAACTAACTCAGTCTGAGGCAATTTTTCAATTCTTTCAACTGTTTCTCCAGTAGCATAATAAATATATTTTTGATCTTCAGGCATTCTGGATACATATTCATCTAAGGTGACCATTTTTTTCTCTTTGGAAGAATAGAACATCAACAAATCTTGCAAATCTTCTTTATGACTTCCAAAATCACTATAAACCCCATATTTTAATTGTCTGCCAAAGGACTTATAAAATACTTCATACTTATCTCTTTCATCCTTTAACATACTTTGCAACTGGTTTTTAATTTTATTCTTAATGTTTTTCGCAATGAGCTTTAATTGCTTATCATGTTGTAAAAGTTCCCTAGAGATGTTGAGAGATAGATCCTCTGAATCAACCATACCTTTGACAAAGCTAAAATAATCAGGAAGTAAGTCTGAACATTTGCTCATGACCAATACACCATTGGAATAGAGCTCTAATCCCTTTTCATACTCCTTTGTATAATAGTCAAATGGCATTTTTTCTGGAATAAATAAAATCGCATGATATCTTACTGCACCATCGACGCTAATATGGATATGTTTTAAAGGTTTATCAAAGCCATAATGTTTTTCCCTATAAAAATTCTCGTAATCTTCAGAAGTAAGCTCGTTTTTATTTTTTCTCCAGATTGGAACCATACTGTTGATAATCTGTTCTTCTTTGTATTCTACAAATTCATTCTCGCTGCCTTCTTTTGGTTTTCTTCTAGTCACATCCATTTTAATAGGATAGCGAATGAAATCCGAGTATTTTTTGATGATTGCTTTTAATCGATACTCATCTAGATACTCGTCATAGTTCTCATCTTCTGTATTCTCTTTGATTTTTAGAATAATTTCGGTTCCCACTGACTCTTTTTTATAAGGCTCAATCGTAAATCCATCAGAACCTGTAGATTCCCACTTATAAGCCTCATCACTTCCTAAAGCCTTACTAATGACAGTAACTTTATCCGCTACCATAAATGCAGAATAAAATCCAACCCCAAATTGGCCAATAATTTCGTGGCCATCTTTCAATTCGTTTTCAGTTTTAAATGCTAAAGAACCACTCTTAGCAATCGTTCCAAGGTTATTTTCAAGTTCTTCTTTAGTCATTCCAATACCAGTATCTAATATTTTCAGTGTCCTATTTTCCTTGTCAGCGATCACTTTTATGTAGTAATTGTTTTGATCAAAACTTAATGAATCATCCGTTAACGCTTTGTAATATATTTTGTCAATCGCGTCACTAGCATTTGAAATTAATTCTCGTAAAAATATCTCTCGATGAGTATAAATAGAGTTTATCATCATTTCTAGTAGTCTTTTCGATTCTGCTTGAAACTGTTTTTTTCCCATTAAACTTCCTCCTTCCAAATTGAAAAACCCGTCCAACTATTTAATGTAGTGATTCAAATTTAAAAAACATCTGTCTTCCAAACCAAATTATTAGCACTCTACTCCTTTGAGTGCTAATCACTATTTTAGTAACATACCTTTTAGTATATGTCAATATGTTGCAGTGTTTTTTGTAACAGTCTTTTTCTTGTACAACGAATGAGTTATAATATAATCTGTTAAATGAATGCAACA includes:
- the tsaA gene encoding tRNA (N6-threonylcarbamoyladenosine(37)-N6)-methyltransferase TrmO → MELVQIGVIHSNYKERFDAPRQGRLSDETQVIEVFVEYMEGMKGIENVSHLIVLYWFDRANRKNPLFIKPREGNEKKGVFATRSPNRPNPIAFSITEVIKIEDNKITVKGLEALDQTPLLDIKPYSVEIDCVDSARFRGDEF
- a CDS encoding S66 family peptidase, translating into MIPNKLKRGDEIRVVSPSRSLSVVNQANQKIAIDRLESLGFHVTFGDHCYESDEFHSSSIESRIEDLHNAFSDPNVKAILTSIGGYNSNQILKYLDYSLIQANPKILCGYSDITALGNAIYTKTGLTTYSGPHFSTFGILKGMDYTIDYFQKALMTDEIIEVKPSDFWSDDPWYLDQENRTFIENNGWYVINEGKAEGVIIGGNLCTLNLLQGTEFMPSLKNTILFIEDDELTFPENFDRDLQSLIHQKGFEEVRGIVIGRFQKKSEMSREILKKIIKSKKELDTIPVIADVDFGHTYPQITFPIGGKVSIVAKGNESKIKILQH
- a CDS encoding VOC family protein, with product MINKIGKITLYVNNQEEAKKFWTEKLNFVVKFEQQMGPNMTWLEVGPSESEFTTFVLYDKNVMKAQNPSMNVCHPNVILSTTDIENAFTKMKENGVEVGKLKKMPYGKMFSFKDQDGNEYLLREDK
- the htpG gene encoding molecular chaperone HtpG, which produces MGKKQFQAESKRLLEMMINSIYTHREIFLRELISNASDAIDKIYYKALTDDSLSFDQNNYYIKVIADKENRTLKILDTGIGMTKEELENNLGTIAKSGSLAFKTENELKDGHEIIGQFGVGFYSAFMVADKVTVISKALGSDEAYKWESTGSDGFTIEPYKKESVGTEIILKIKENTEDENYDEYLDEYRLKAIIKKYSDFIRYPIKMDVTRRKPKEGSENEFVEYKEEQIINSMVPIWRKNKNELTSEDYENFYREKHYGFDKPLKHIHISVDGAVRYHAILFIPEKMPFDYYTKEYEKGLELYSNGVLVMSKCSDLLPDYFSFVKGMVDSEDLSLNISRELLQHDKQLKLIAKNIKNKIKNQLQSMLKDERDKYEVFYKSFGRQLKYGVYSDFGSHKEDLQDLLMFYSSKEKKMVTLDEYVSRMPEDQKYIYYATGETVERIEKLPQTELVADKGYEILYFTEDIDEFAIKMLMTYKGKEFRSVSSGDLGIETNDNQNNAEENEHKELFDYLKKVLGDKVKDVRASKRLKTHPVCFATDGEITIEMEKVLKQMPGDHNIKAEKILEININHEVFKSLKNAFENDKEKLNLYTNLLYNQALLIEGLPINDPVEFTNDICKIMV